In Deinococcus misasensis DSM 22328, a single window of DNA contains:
- a CDS encoding transposase — MRVQSVVRQERLPKMASSVERPQKQPNGGTFMGKQRKKWPANLKQTIVLKVLKGEEPVAGIAKRYEVSEPLVYKWKEQFLQGSMNALSNKNESSCAALQNENDCLKRLLAEKELALDITKKLRGL; from the coding sequence GTGAGGGTTCAGTCGGTAGTGCGGCAAGAAAGACTTCCAAAAATGGCCTCATCTGTGGAGAGACCACAGAAACAGCCCAATGGAGGCACTTTCATGGGAAAGCAGCGCAAGAAGTGGCCTGCAAACCTCAAACAAACCATTGTCCTGAAAGTCCTCAAGGGCGAAGAGCCGGTGGCCGGCATCGCCAAGCGTTACGAAGTCAGCGAGCCTCTGGTCTATAAGTGGAAGGAACAGTTTCTGCAGGGAAGCATGAATGCCCTGTCCAACAAAAATGAGAGCTCCTGTGCAGCTTTGCAGAATGAAAATGACTGTCTGAAAAGACTGCTGGCTGAGAAAGAACTGGCACTGGACATCACAAAAAAGCTCCGAGGCCTCTAA